One genomic region from Natronomonas salsuginis encodes:
- a CDS encoding ABC transporter ATP-binding protein, whose product MNGRSDGAFGARVSIDGVQKRYDGAEGPVQALDDVSFDVSDGEFVCIVGSSGCGKTTLFRIIAGLESATEGDVLLNGTRVDGPTPDTGVVFQEYHLFPWRTVRGNVGFGLENSDGDAERRRRVGELVDLVGLDGFGDSYPKDLSGGMKQRVAIARALAVDPDLLLMDEPFGAVDAQTREMLQRELLDIWTETGKTVLFVTHDVEEALKLADRIVVLSKSPGHIREVLDVDLERPRSRSDPEFGAHYERVLDLIRE is encoded by the coding sequence ATGAACGGACGTTCGGACGGGGCGTTCGGCGCGCGCGTCAGCATCGACGGCGTTCAGAAGCGCTACGACGGCGCGGAGGGGCCGGTGCAGGCGCTCGATGACGTCAGCTTCGACGTGTCCGATGGCGAGTTCGTCTGTATTGTCGGTAGCTCCGGCTGTGGGAAAACGACGCTCTTTCGGATCATCGCCGGACTGGAGTCGGCGACGGAGGGAGACGTCCTGTTGAACGGGACCCGCGTCGACGGACCGACCCCGGACACGGGCGTCGTCTTCCAGGAGTACCACCTCTTTCCGTGGCGGACGGTCCGGGGTAACGTCGGCTTCGGCCTCGAAAACAGCGATGGGGACGCCGAACGTCGCCGCCGCGTCGGTGAGCTCGTCGACCTCGTCGGCCTCGACGGGTTCGGCGACAGCTATCCGAAGGACCTCTCGGGCGGCATGAAACAGCGCGTCGCCATCGCGAGGGCGCTCGCGGTCGATCCGGATCTGTTGCTCATGGACGAGCCATTCGGGGCCGTTGACGCCCAAACCCGCGAGATGCTCCAACGGGAACTGCTCGACATCTGGACAGAAACCGGGAAAACGGTGCTGTTCGTCACTCACGACGTCGAGGAGGCGCTCAAACTCGCCGACCGTATCGTCGTGCTGTCGAAGTCGCCGGGACACATTCGAGAGGTACTCGACGTCGACCTCGAGCGGCCACGCTCTCGTTCCGACCCCGAGTTTGGGGCGCACTACGAGCGTGTATTGGACCTCATCCGGGAGTGA
- a CDS encoding ABC transporter permease, with the protein MATETGVDGEFEGRVNGSIFEFDPRRAVLGTAGIAGFLAMWWAASLSQPEFVLPSPIAVGETFYAEAASGEMAIAIGHSVRHWVPGAAIGTALGVAAGVVLAWSSIADDVSAPIVRTLRPVPPLALIGFAIAWFGINHAGAAFIIAVGAFWINFYAAYGGVEGVSEDLLDVARSLGVDRDVNLLRSVVVPAASPEILTGVRTGIGRCWMLVVASEIFGVPGIGRRILRASNNLQVDVVIAYILVLSLMFLVVDVAFRTVQRRVLAWR; encoded by the coding sequence ATGGCAACCGAAACGGGCGTAGACGGGGAGTTCGAGGGCCGGGTCAACGGCTCGATCTTCGAGTTCGATCCGCGCCGGGCGGTGTTGGGTACTGCCGGGATCGCTGGCTTCCTCGCCATGTGGTGGGCGGCGTCGCTCTCTCAACCGGAGTTCGTGTTGCCATCGCCAATCGCCGTCGGCGAGACGTTCTACGCGGAGGCGGCGAGCGGCGAGATGGCGATTGCCATCGGCCACAGCGTCCGACACTGGGTCCCTGGCGCGGCGATCGGCACCGCGCTTGGCGTCGCGGCTGGCGTCGTGCTGGCGTGGAGTTCGATCGCCGACGACGTGTCGGCACCGATCGTTCGGACCCTCCGCCCGGTGCCGCCGCTGGCGCTTATTGGCTTCGCGATCGCGTGGTTCGGGATCAACCACGCCGGCGCGGCGTTCATCATCGCTGTCGGCGCGTTCTGGATCAACTTCTACGCCGCGTACGGTGGCGTCGAGGGGGTTTCGGAGGACCTCCTCGACGTGGCGCGGAGTCTCGGCGTCGACCGCGACGTCAACCTGCTTCGATCCGTCGTCGTCCCCGCGGCGTCGCCGGAGATCCTGACGGGGGTTCGAACCGGGATCGGGCGCTGTTGGATGCTCGTCGTCGCCTCGGAGATCTTCGGGGTCCCGGGGATCGGTCGGCGAATACTGCGCGCCTCAAACAACCTGCAGGTCGACGTTGTCATCGCGTACATTCTCGTGTTGAGCCTCATGTTCCTCGTCGTCGATGTGGCATTCCGAACGGTTCAACGGAGGGTGCTCGCGTGGCGATGA
- a CDS encoding ABC transporter substrate-binding protein: protein MTDGRFSRRAYLGGAGAAIAGGLAGCLSGGLGIGSGNGGSLDELTVAYMPIYPDLQYFVMDGEGYFDRIDATIDGREFTDGPAIIQAYGGGEIDIAMFGIVPAMIVIDRGIPAMVTAANIVEPMGIMADEAFQELWAEHGADAFGIWEDERGEPFRFGTFPQGSVPDVLLRYWLGEIGVDPESDVEIIEINGANAVWQAIASAEIDGTSIMEPVPTIAEEEESSVTMFLPASEIMPGQPAAVTLMSDEVRDSSLAGQFLEQHVRATEFIAENPDRTAEHVESGIGMPAERARRALDSPLSNFVTDPRAIESGAEIFAEFAYENEQIDQQLSIDHIFHYDVYDAL, encoded by the coding sequence ATGACGGACGGCAGATTCTCTCGACGTGCGTATCTCGGCGGAGCCGGCGCGGCCATAGCAGGCGGGCTAGCCGGCTGTCTCAGCGGCGGGCTCGGGATCGGCAGCGGCAACGGCGGCTCGTTGGACGAGCTTACGGTCGCCTATATGCCGATCTACCCGGATCTGCAGTATTTCGTCATGGACGGCGAGGGCTACTTCGACAGGATCGACGCCACAATTGACGGCAGGGAGTTCACCGATGGCCCGGCGATCATCCAGGCATACGGTGGCGGTGAGATCGATATCGCGATGTTCGGGATTGTCCCGGCTATGATCGTCATCGACCGGGGCATCCCGGCGATGGTGACCGCCGCGAACATCGTCGAACCGATGGGAATCATGGCCGACGAGGCGTTCCAAGAGCTGTGGGCCGAACACGGCGCCGATGCGTTCGGCATCTGGGAGGACGAACGCGGCGAACCGTTCCGGTTCGGCACGTTCCCGCAGGGATCCGTGCCGGACGTCCTCCTGCGATACTGGCTGGGAGAGATCGGCGTCGATCCCGAGTCCGACGTCGAAATCATCGAGATCAACGGGGCGAACGCCGTCTGGCAAGCGATCGCCAGCGCCGAGATCGACGGCACGTCGATCATGGAACCCGTGCCGACGATCGCCGAGGAGGAGGAGTCGTCGGTGACGATGTTCCTGCCGGCGAGTGAGATCATGCCCGGCCAGCCTGCAGCCGTGACCCTCATGAGCGACGAAGTGCGCGACTCGTCGCTCGCCGGGCAGTTCCTCGAACAGCACGTCCGCGCGACGGAATTCATCGCCGAGAACCCCGATCGGACGGCCGAGCACGTCGAGAGCGGGATCGGAATGCCGGCCGAGCGCGCCCGTCGCGCGCTCGACTCGCCGCTCTCGAACTTCGTCACCGATCCGCGAGCGATCGAGAGCGGGGCGGAGATCTTCGCCGAGTTCGCCTACGAGAACGAACAGATTGATCAACAGCTATCGATCGACCACATTTTCCATTACGACGTGTACGATGCGCTGTAA
- a CDS encoding pyridoxal phosphate-dependent aminotransferase, whose product MSGFSARVERISISGIREVFEAAGEDAINLGLGQPDFPTPENARNAAIEAIESGETDAYTSNKGTEALREAIAAKHDRDNDFSVDPANVIATAGGSEALHIAIEAHVDAGEEVIFPDPGFVSYEALTHLAGGTPKPVELREDLTMAPEAVEAAITDDTAMFVVNSPANPTGAVQSEADMRAFAQIADEHDVVCLSDEVYEPFVFDGDHHSPADFTDWENVVVVNACSKAYSMTGWRLGWVAASHERTERMLRVHQYAQACASAPAQYAAEAALSGPQDRVDEMRAAFEERRDVLLDGLEGMSLDVPTPQGAFYAMPRVPDGWVDEAIDRGVVVVPGEAFGKRGAGHARISYAVDIETLQEALEIMREATAAVR is encoded by the coding sequence ATGAGTGGTTTTTCAGCCCGCGTCGAGCGGATCTCGATCAGCGGCATCCGCGAAGTGTTCGAAGCGGCCGGCGAGGACGCGATCAACCTCGGCTTGGGACAGCCCGACTTCCCGACGCCCGAGAACGCGCGAAACGCGGCGATCGAGGCGATCGAATCCGGGGAGACCGACGCGTACACGTCGAACAAGGGGACCGAAGCGCTCCGGGAGGCCATCGCGGCCAAGCACGACCGGGACAACGACTTCTCGGTCGACCCCGCGAACGTCATCGCCACGGCGGGCGGCAGCGAGGCGCTGCACATCGCCATCGAGGCCCACGTCGATGCCGGCGAGGAGGTCATCTTCCCCGATCCGGGCTTCGTCTCCTACGAGGCGTTGACGCATCTGGCCGGCGGGACGCCGAAGCCGGTCGAGTTGCGTGAGGACCTCACGATGGCTCCCGAGGCCGTCGAGGCTGCGATCACCGACGACACCGCGATGTTCGTCGTCAACAGCCCGGCCAATCCGACGGGTGCGGTCCAAAGCGAGGCTGATATGCGCGCCTTCGCCCAGATTGCCGACGAGCACGACGTGGTCTGTCTCTCCGACGAGGTGTACGAACCGTTCGTCTTCGACGGCGACCACCACTCGCCGGCCGATTTCACCGACTGGGAGAACGTCGTCGTCGTCAACGCCTGCTCGAAGGCGTACTCGATGACCGGCTGGCGTCTCGGCTGGGTGGCCGCCTCCCACGAACGAACCGAGCGGATGCTCAGGGTCCACCAGTACGCTCAGGCCTGCGCGTCCGCGCCCGCCCAGTACGCCGCCGAGGCCGCCCTGTCGGGGCCGCAGGACCGCGTCGACGAGATGCGCGCGGCCTTCGAGGAGCGCCGCGACGTGTTGCTCGACGGTCTCGAAGGGATGAGTCTCGACGTGCCGACGCCGCAAGGGGCGTTCTACGCGATGCCGCGGGTGCCGGACGGCTGGGTCGACGAGGCCATCGACCGCGGGGTCGTCGTCGTCCCCGGCGAAGCGTTCGGCAAGCGCGGGGCGGGCCACGCCCGCATCTCCTACGCAGTCGATATCGAGACGCTGCAGGAGGCGCTCGAAATCATGCGCGAGGCGACGGCCGCCGTCCGGTGA
- the thsA gene encoding thermosome subunit alpha translates to MGNQPMIVLSEESQRTSGRDAQSMNITAGKAVAESVRTTLGPKGMDKMLVDSTGNVVVTNDGVTILSEMDIEHPAANMIVEVAETQEEEVGDGTTTSVVVAGELLSQAEDLLEQDIHATVLAQGYRQAAAEAKEILEEIAIDVDADDTEVLEAIAATAMTGKGAENSKDLLSGLVVDAVRAVADDDEIDTDNIKVEKVVGGAVDESELVEGVIVGKERVHDNMPALVEDANIALIDTPIEVKETEIDAEVNVTDPDQLEQFLEQEEKQLREMVDTLADVGADVVFCQKGIDDMAQHYLAQEGILAVRRAKKSDMKALARSTGGRVVSNIDDITEDDLGFAGSVGQKPIAGDEKIFVEDVEQARAVTLILRGGTEHVVDEVERAVEDSLGVVRTTLQDGQVLPGGGAPEIALALGLRDFADSVEGREQLAIEAFADAVDVIPRTLAENAGLDPIDSLVELRSQHTKDSSFGLDAYTGDVIDMESEGVVEPLRVKTQAIEAATEAAVMILRIDDVIAAGDLKGGASDDDDGEDMPAGGAGGMGGGMGGMGGMGGGMGGMM, encoded by the coding sequence ATGGGCAACCAGCCGATGATCGTCCTTTCCGAGGAGAGCCAGCGAACCTCCGGACGGGACGCACAGTCGATGAACATCACCGCGGGGAAAGCGGTCGCTGAGTCCGTACGCACTACGCTCGGCCCCAAGGGGATGGACAAGATGCTCGTCGACTCGACGGGGAACGTCGTCGTCACGAACGACGGCGTCACCATCCTCAGCGAGATGGACATCGAACACCCCGCAGCCAACATGATCGTCGAGGTCGCCGAGACCCAAGAGGAAGAGGTCGGTGACGGCACGACGACATCGGTCGTCGTCGCCGGTGAACTGCTCTCGCAGGCCGAAGACCTCCTCGAGCAGGACATCCACGCGACGGTCCTCGCACAGGGGTACCGCCAGGCCGCCGCCGAGGCCAAGGAGATCCTTGAAGAGATCGCGATCGACGTCGATGCGGACGACACCGAGGTCCTCGAAGCCATCGCCGCGACGGCGATGACCGGCAAGGGCGCGGAGAACTCGAAGGACCTGCTCTCCGGCCTCGTCGTCGACGCGGTCCGCGCGGTCGCGGACGACGACGAGATCGACACGGACAACATCAAAGTCGAGAAGGTCGTCGGCGGCGCGGTCGACGAGTCCGAACTCGTCGAGGGCGTTATCGTCGGCAAGGAGCGCGTGCACGACAACATGCCCGCCCTGGTCGAGGACGCGAACATCGCCCTGATCGACACGCCGATCGAGGTCAAAGAGACCGAGATCGACGCCGAGGTCAACGTCACCGATCCCGACCAGCTCGAACAGTTCCTCGAGCAAGAGGAGAAACAGCTCCGCGAGATGGTCGACACACTCGCCGACGTCGGCGCGGACGTCGTCTTCTGCCAGAAGGGCATCGACGATATGGCCCAACACTACCTCGCCCAGGAGGGCATCCTCGCGGTCCGCCGCGCGAAGAAGTCCGACATGAAGGCGCTGGCCCGCTCGACGGGCGGCCGCGTCGTCTCGAACATCGACGACATCACCGAGGACGACCTCGGCTTCGCCGGCTCCGTCGGCCAGAAACCGATCGCCGGCGACGAGAAGATCTTCGTCGAGGACGTCGAGCAGGCCCGCGCGGTCACGCTCATCCTCCGCGGCGGCACCGAACACGTCGTCGACGAGGTCGAGCGCGCGGTCGAGGACTCCCTCGGCGTCGTTCGCACCACGCTTCAGGACGGACAGGTGCTCCCCGGCGGCGGCGCGCCCGAGATCGCGCTGGCGCTCGGTCTGCGTGACTTCGCCGACTCCGTCGAGGGGCGCGAACAGCTCGCCATCGAGGCGTTCGCCGACGCCGTCGACGTGATCCCGCGCACGCTCGCGGAGAACGCCGGCCTCGATCCGATCGACTCGCTCGTCGAGCTCCGCAGCCAGCACACCAAAGACAGCAGCTTCGGCCTCGACGCGTACACGGGCGACGTCATCGACATGGAGTCCGAGGGTGTCGTCGAGCCGCTCCGCGTGAAGACGCAGGCCATCGAGGCGGCCACCGAGGCGGCCGTGATGATCCTCCGCATCGACGACGTCATCGCCGCGGGCGACCTGAAGGGCGGTGCCAGCGACGACGACGACGGCGAGGACATGCCTGCCGGTGGCGCCGGCGGTATGGGCGGCGGCATGGGCGGCATGGGCGGTATGGGCGGCGGCATGGGCGGCATGATGTAA
- a CDS encoding KH domain-containing protein produces MKHVTVPKDRIGVLIGAGGETMREIEARAEVRLDIDSETGSVRVESVGDPIVAMNGPDIVKAIGRGFPPEDALRLLEDDMQMFDLIDIEAATRNKKDLRRKKGRLIGENGRTRELMAELSGAEVVIYGTTLGTIGSPEQVDAVRSAAEMILDGAPHGAVYSFLERRHNEMRSNDIQYHQFSDGSRSA; encoded by the coding sequence ATGAAACACGTCACGGTACCGAAAGACCGGATCGGTGTGCTGATCGGTGCGGGGGGTGAGACGATGCGCGAGATCGAGGCCCGCGCGGAGGTTCGCCTCGACATCGACTCCGAGACGGGTTCGGTCCGCGTCGAATCCGTCGGCGACCCGATCGTCGCGATGAACGGTCCCGACATCGTCAAGGCGATCGGCCGCGGATTCCCCCCCGAGGATGCCCTCCGACTGCTCGAAGACGACATGCAGATGTTCGACCTCATCGACATCGAGGCCGCGACACGAAACAAGAAGGATCTCCGTCGGAAGAAGGGGCGGCTTATTGGCGAAAACGGCCGGACTCGCGAGCTGATGGCCGAACTCAGCGGCGCGGAGGTCGTCATCTACGGGACGACGCTCGGGACCATCGGCTCGCCCGAACAGGTCGACGCGGTCCGCAGCGCCGCGGAGATGATCCTCGACGGCGCGCCGCACGGCGCGGTCTACTCGTTCCTCGAGCGCCGCCACAACGAGATGCGATCGAACGACATCCAGTACCACCAGTTTTCGGACGGATCGCGGTCGGCCTGA